GCCAAGTTGTTCCACCTTCTCACAGTAGAACTGTGCAATTACAGGAGCAAAACGTTCACCGGATTCTGATTCAAGCCGACGTGCTGTATCGATCGCTTTATCCCAATCTTTCTCTTGCTGGTAAATCTGTAGTAATTGAGTCAATGCTTGGACTGTATGCGATCCCGTTTCCATTAGCTCCTGAAACAGACTTTCAGCTCGATCCAAGAGGCCAGAGCGCATGTAGTCCATCCCTAATTCGAGGAGTGCAAAACAACGTTGTTCGCTGTGCAGTGTAGGCCGAGCGATCAGATTCTGGTGTATACGTATCGCGCGATCCACCTCTCCACGCCGCCTGAACAGGTTGCCCAAGGCGAGATGAGTTTCCACCGTCTCGCTATCCACGTCGAGCATCTTGATAAACACCTCAATGGCCTTATCAGGTTGTTCATTCAGCAAATAGTTGAGCCCCTTGAAGTAGTCCGGGGAGATCCGCGAACCAGAACTGTTTCTCCCACCTGTCCGTGCATTGCGTCGCGCGAGCCACCAGCCGGACGCCGCTGCAACCGGCAACAGCAACCAAAGGAGTTGTGAATAATCAGGGAGCATCCTTAATTGGAATTGCACGTAGATTATTGACTTCTTCTTCTGTGACCCGGACGAGCCTCGCTAATCTAGCATTCTCGCGCTTTAGCTTAGCGACGAAAGTGAGACTCGCCAGGATTCCCAGTAGCGCGCCAACCAACAGACTTGAAATAACCAATAGCGACACCGGTAGCTCAATACTTCCCATATAGTAGTTGAGGTTGACCAACTGGTCATTCTTAACGTGGAATGCAAGGCCAACGACGAGTATGCCTAAGAAAAAGAGTAACTTTATGATGCGTGACATAAACCCTCCTCGCACCGATACCCACAGTGTGGTCATGAATTCGGCTTTCCGCTAACAAGTCCTGAAAGCATGGACAGACGTGCCGCACCTTCAGGCATTAGAGACAAAACGCATTGCTTACGATAATCAGGGAACGGTATCAAAACAATACCGTGGAAGGCGTAGCGCGGCGGGCAGCGACCGCCCTCTTCAGG
This window of the Gammaproteobacteria bacterium genome carries:
- a CDS encoding LapA family protein codes for the protein MSRIIKLLFFLGILVVGLAFHVKNDQLVNLNYYMGSIELPVSLLVISSLLVGALLGILASLTFVAKLKRENARLARLVRVTEEEVNNLRAIPIKDAP